From the genome of Bacteroides sp. MSB163, one region includes:
- a CDS encoding glycosyltransferase family 9 protein: MARILIIRFSALGDVAMTVPVVHSLAAEYPQHEIIVLSRAALQPLFLKLPENVSFYGADLSGKHKGLRGLNSLYAELKGLHFDYVADFHDILRAKYLRWRFRLDGVPVAAICKGRAGKKKLVRRHHKVFEKQESSFRRYADVLEKLGLPVQLKFTSIYGEGKGDFSQIEPVVGPKGNNKWIGIAPFAKHKGKIYPVEQQERVVAHFAAMPDVKVFLLGGGKSEKEVFDRWTAKYPSVISLIGKLKMDTELNLMSHLDVILSMDSANMHLASLVNVSVVSVWGATHPYAGFMGWKQLPANTVQLDLSCRPCSVYGQKPCWRGDYACLREIKPEEIIAKIEENIR, from the coding sequence ATGGCACGTATCCTTATTATCCGTTTCTCTGCGCTTGGCGATGTAGCCATGACGGTTCCGGTAGTGCATTCGCTGGCAGCCGAATATCCTCAGCATGAAATCATAGTGCTGAGCCGTGCTGCGTTGCAACCTCTTTTCCTGAAGTTGCCGGAGAATGTAAGTTTTTACGGTGCCGATTTGTCGGGGAAACATAAAGGATTACGAGGATTAAACAGTTTGTATGCAGAACTAAAAGGGCTACATTTTGATTATGTGGCCGATTTTCATGATATACTTCGCGCGAAATACTTACGATGGCGTTTTCGGTTGGATGGCGTGCCTGTAGCTGCAATATGCAAGGGGCGGGCAGGTAAGAAGAAACTGGTTCGCCGTCATCATAAGGTTTTTGAAAAGCAGGAAAGCTCTTTCCGGCGCTATGCTGATGTGCTGGAAAAGCTGGGACTTCCGGTTCAATTGAAGTTCACCTCCATCTATGGAGAGGGAAAAGGTGATTTCTCGCAAATAGAACCGGTAGTAGGTCCGAAAGGGAATAATAAATGGATAGGTATTGCTCCTTTTGCTAAACACAAGGGTAAGATTTATCCGGTAGAGCAGCAGGAACGGGTTGTTGCCCATTTTGCCGCAATGCCGGATGTGAAAGTTTTCCTTTTGGGTGGAGGGAAGAGTGAAAAGGAGGTATTCGACCGCTGGACCGCTAAGTATCCTTCCGTCATATCGTTGATTGGTAAGCTGAAAATGGATACGGAATTGAATCTGATGAGTCATTTGGATGTGATTCTTTCCATGGACTCCGCTAATATGCATTTGGCGTCTCTGGTCAATGTGTCTGTTGTTTCCGTATGGGGTGCTACGCATCCTTATGCCGGATTCATGGGGTGGAAACAGTTACCGGCCAATACGGTGCAGCTTGACTTGTCCTGCCGTCCATGTTCGGTTTACGGGCAGAAGCCCTGCTGGCGTGGCGATTATGCTTGCCTGAGGGAGATAAAACCTGAAGAGATTATTGCGAAGATTGAAGAGAATATAAGGTAA